From the Mastacembelus armatus chromosome 14, fMasArm1.2, whole genome shotgun sequence genome, one window contains:
- the LOC113143366 gene encoding olfactory receptor 10A7-like gives MELLPPHVSPESPRDSYLPLSSSHRSSSVNGTREPDGVTFFILQGLSSLGEKQMILFVILLLGYIVILGGNSMIIFVTLTDPKLDSPMYFFLANLSFVDMVYTTITIPKMLSGFLSNVSTISVPGCFLQMHFFIQLGCTGHAILTVMAYDRYVAICNPLHYTSIMTRPVQLLLITGAWVFSVVCTLPATIIALLRPYCGPNVVKHGWCDMASVRRVACADTSVDNIVSLCLAMVALLTPGSLILTSYVLIGVSLSRMAVTQRLKAFGTCSAHLTVVTISFSSASCVYISYRVGNFSPEVRIIVAVLYAALTPFLNPVIYSLRNKELQESIRRTVSRFRSAAVSAVKDVNTVS, from the exons ATGGAGCTTTTGCCGCCTCATGTTTCACCTGAAAGCCCCAGAG ATTCATACCTGCCTTTGTCGAGCAGTCACAGATCCAGCTCTGTTAACGGCACCAGGGAGCCTGATGGCGTCaccttcttcatcctccaggGCCTCTCCAGCCTCGGTGAGAAACAGATGATCTTGtttgtcatcctgctgctgggttaCATCGTCATCCTGGGAGGAAACAGCATGATCATCTTTGTG ACACTGACTGACCCAAAGCTCGACTCTCCAATGTATTTCTTCCTCGCCAACCTCTCCTTTGTGGACATGGTCTACACCACCATAACGATCCCTAAAATGTTGTCTGGCTTCCTGTCCAACGTATCAACTATTTCTGTCCCAGGCTGCTTCCTCCAGATGCATTTCTTCATCCAGCTAGGCTGTACTGGTCATGCCATCCTGACTGTCATGGCGTACGACCGCTATGTGGCCATCTGCAACCCTCTGCACTACACCTCCATTATGACTCGGCCTGTTCAGCTGCTTCTCATCACAGGAGCCTGGGTTTTCAGTGTTGTCTGCACACTGCCAGCCACCATCATTGCATTGCTCCGACCTTACTGTGGCCCAAATGTGGTGAAACATGGCTGGTGTGACATGGCGTCTGTAAGGCGAGTGGCATGTGCTGACACATCAGTGGATAACATCGTATCCCTTTGTTTGGCCATGGTTGCTTTACTAACCCCAGGAAGCCTCATCCTCACGTCCTATGTCCTGATTGGTGTTTCACTATCAAGGATGGCTGTCACTCAGAGGCTGAAGGCCTTTGGGACATGTAGTGCCCACCTGACTGTGGTGACCATCTCTTTCAGCTCAGCCTCCTGTGTGTACATTTCCTACCGGGTGGGAAACTTTTCACCAGAG GTCCGTATCATTGTGGCTGTGCTGTACGCTGCTCTGACTCCGTTCCTGAACCCAGTGATTTACAGTCTGAGGAACAAGGAGCTGCAAGAGTCCATCAGAAGGACTGTGAGCAGGTtcagatctgctgctgtttcagccgTGAAGGACGTCAACACAGTCTCCTGA
- the LOC113143384 gene encoding olfactory receptor 13C2-like, whose amino-acid sequence MELLPPHVSPESPRDSYLPLSSSHRSSSVNGTREPDGVTFFILQGLSSLGEKQMILFVILLLGYIVILGGNSMIIFVTLTDPKLDSPMYFFLANLAFVEMVYTTTTVPTMLSGFLSEVSTISVPGCFLQMHFFMQLGVTGLAILSVMAYDRYVAICNPLHYISIMTRPVQLLLITGAWTFSAVCTLPATIIVINKPYCGPNVVAHGWCDLFPVRQLACADITLDSIIFVCLGLVSLLTTGGLILTSYVLIGVSLSRMAVTQRLKAFRTCSAHLTVVTITYSSASFVYISHRVGNFSAEVHVIVAALYAVLSPFMNPLIYSLSNKELQESMGRTVSRFRSAAVSAIKDVNKVS is encoded by the exons ATGGAGCTTTTGCCGCCTCATGTTTCACCTGAAAGCCCCAGAG ATTCATACCTGCCTTTGTCGAGCAGTCACAGATCCAGCTCTGTTAACGGCACCAGGGAGCCTGATGGCGTCaccttcttcatcctccaggGCCTCTCCAGCCTCGGTGAGAAACAGATGATCTTGtttgtcatcctgctgctgggttaCATCGTCATCCTGGGAGGAAACAGCATGATCATCTTTGTG ACACTGACTGACCCAAAGCTCGACTCTCCAATGTATTTCTTCCTTGCCAACCTTGCCTTTGTGGAAATGGtctacaccaccaccacagtcCCCACAATGTTGTCTGGCTTCCTGTCAGAAGTATCAACCATTTCTGTCCCAGGCTGCTTCCTCCAGATGCATTTCTTTATGCAGCTTGGCGTCACCGGCCTCGCCATCCTGAGTGTCATGGCGTACGACCGCTATGTGGCCATCTGCAACCCTCTGCACTACATCTCCATTATGACTCGGCCTGTTCAGCTGCTTCTCATCACAGGAGCCTGGACATTCAGCGCTGTCTGCACACTGCCAGCCACCATCATTGTCATTAATAAACCTTATTGTGGCCCAAACGTGGTGGCACATGGCTGGTGTGACCTGTTTCCTGTAAGACAACTGGCATGTGCTGACATCACACTGGATAGTATTATCTTTGTTTGCTTAGGCCTGGTGTCTCTACTGACCACAGGAGGCCTCATCCTCACGTCCTATGTCCTGATTGGTGTTTCACTATCAAGGATGGCTGTCACTCAGAGGCTGAAGGCCTTCAGGACATGTAGTGCCCACCTGACTGTGGTGACCATCACTTACAGCTCAGCCTCCTTTGTGTACATTTCCCACAGAGTAGGAAACTTTTCAGCAGAG gTTCATGTCATTGTGGCGGCGCTGTACGCTGTTCTGAGTCCGTTCATGAACCCACTGATCTACAGTCTTAGCAACAAGGAGCTGCAAGAGTCCATGGGGAGGACTGTGAGCAGGTtcagatctgctgctgtttcagccaTAAAGGACGTCAACAAAGTGTCCTGA